From the Tribolium castaneum strain GA2 chromosome 2, icTriCast1.1, whole genome shotgun sequence genome, one window contains:
- the LOC103314722 gene encoding THAP domain-containing protein 1-like, producing the protein MPATCAAYGCTNRHKKGGNISFHSFPNDESLRRKWVIAMKREHFEPSKYSKLCSDHFKEEDFVFTFGLKTLKLGTVPTIFNFPSHLLKKEPKERSTRLRNFENDGNSVETLVETVVTNVVTESETGASEVSVTSSSTSHQEQQPSTSTVPKETLEPQFVSKQEGTKRKRSQPIYVGDFSEADMENPKKAKLMWKISNNTIVRQKKTIAYLRQKVYRLLKRIKSLDQLQLKKKQIW; encoded by the exons ATGCCTGCTACTTGTGCAGCATATGGCTGTACAAACCGCCATAAAAAAGGGGGGAACATTTCTTTTCACAG TTTTCCAAATGATGAAAGTTTGCGACGAAAATGGGTAATTGCCATGAAAAGGGAACATTTCGAACCGTCAAAATATTCGAAGCTGTGTTCAGATCATTTCAAAGAGGAAGactttgtttttacttttggcttaaaaacattaaaattggGCACAGTGCCtacgatttttaattttccatcGCATTTATTAAAGAAGGAACCCAAGGAACGCTCCACTAGGCTCCGAAACTTTGAAAATGATGGTAATTCTGTTGAGACATTGGTTGAGACGGTTGTGACCAATGTTGTGACAGAATCAGAAACTGGCGCATCTGAAGTATCTGTGACCAG tTCTTCCACTTCCCATCAAGAGCAGCAGCCATCAACCTCCACGGTACCGAAAGAGACTTTAGAACCACAATTCGTTTCAAAACAAGAAGGCACAAAAAG aaaaaGAAGTCAGCCGATATATGTAGGAGATTTTTCTGAGGCAGATATGGAGAATCCAAAAAAAGCCAAACTTATGTGGAAAATATCTAACAACACCATTGTTAGACAGAAGAAAACAATAGCCTATTTACGTCAAAAGGTTTACAGGCTACTGAAACGAATTAAGTCTTTGGATCAATTACAGCTGAAGAAAAAGCAAATTTGGTGA
- the LOC657056 gene encoding uncharacterized protein LOC657056, with product MSSQAMDNEAKGYKMHHLVRNSNTGLLELHEELTEEILKNGSIIRSSWSRESLVEHKKQLELSQEIKPEPPEQKEPQIIQTYAQDDLLTEPYIKEEVVVDEESSFDALPDVFPKEENIGQDPLEITRYEASTSENFDKNKTLLSLSKFLKTSRKKITMDELEQFCIEKKCKVIVCKNDRKKLGLVSNHLKMQQQIIKKMDKKKVERLQQGPFRLDVNESMRSLQVSDAPTSQPCNILFPSPKPIKRLKPPTRPTLSARKVGTDVVLKWRMPHCSSDVYAPVASYEVYCYILTTSNKRHKWRKLSKMEASPIFTTLTLKDIDAEVINSFVVRAIDIYQRRGLFSKVVSV from the exons atgAGTTCTCAGGCAATGGATAATGAAGCTAAAGG atACAAAATGCATCATCTTGTCAGAAATTCTAACACCGGACTATTAGAACTACATGAAGAACTGAcagaagaaattttaaaaaatggaagCATTATTCGTTCGAGTTGGA GTAGAGAATCATTGGTTGAGCATAAAAAACAACTTGAATTAAGCCAAGAAATTAAACCAGAACCTCCTGAACAAAAGGAACCGCAAATAATTCAAACTTACG CACAAGATGATTTGCTAACTGAACCATACATAAAAGAAGAAGTTGTGGTTGATGAAGAATCATCATTTGATGCACTTCCGGACGTATTTCctaaagaagaaaacattGGGCAAGACCCTCTCGAAATCACAAGATACGAAGCGAGCACTAGcgaaaatttcgacaaaaacaaaactctCTTATCgctatcaaaatttttaaaaaccagtcgtaaaaaaataacaatggaCGAGTTGGAGCAGTTTTGCATCGAGAAGAAATGTAAAGTGATTGTGTGCAAAAATGATAGAAAGAAACTGGGCCTTGTGAGCAATCACCTAAAAATGCAACAAcaaatcatcaaaaaaatgGATAAGAAAAAAGTTGAACGGTTACAACAAGGACCGTTTCGTTTAGATGTTAACGAATCCATGCGAAGTTTACAAGTTTCGGACGCACCAACAAGTCAA ccttgtaatattttatttccttCTCCGAAACCAATTAAACGTCTTAAACCTCCAACACGGCCTACTTTAAGTGCCAGAAAAGTGGGAACAGATGTTGTTCTCAAATGGAGAATGCCTCATTGTTCTAGTGATGTTTACGCACCTGTTGCAAGCTATGAAGTTTATTGCTATATATTGACTACAAGTAATAAACGTCACAAGTGGCGGAAATTGTCCAAAATGGAAGCATCTCCCATTTTTACGACTTTAACTTTAAAGGATATTGATGCTGAGGTGATCAATTCTTTTGTAGTGCGTGCGATTGATATTTATCAAAGGCGGGGTTTGTTTAGTAAGGTTGtgtctgtttaa
- the Stip1 gene encoding stress-induced-phosphoprotein 1, which yields MEQVAALKDKGNAALAANKFEEAIKHYTEAIKLDPSNHVLYSNRSAAFAKANNHESALEDANKTVELKPDWAKGYSRKGAALAYLGRLDEAIATYERGLQIEPANPQLQEGLQEVKAQKTAKGFPNPFNRPDLMEKLRGDPRTKPLLDDPNYVATLHMLKTNPNLLGQKLQDPNILTTLSVLIGIDPGEEPMETEPVYTPPKKPEPKKEPEPDLPENKKLAKAAKEQGNEFYKKKNFEKAIEFYNQAIEHDPTDITFYNNLAAVFFEQKDYDRCIKECERAIDIGRENRADFKLIAKSFLRIGNAYKRLKDYQNAKIYYEKSMSEHRTPEIKTLLSDVEKIIKEEERKAYVNPELAEKEKEIGNELFKKGDYATAVKHYTEAIKRNPEDAKLYSNRAACYTKLAAFDLGLKDCDKCVELDPKFIKGWIRKAHILQGMQQPTKAMSAFQKALEIDPNNAEAINGYRACSIENASGSGDPEKIRQRAMADPEVQSILRDPAMRMILEQMQNDPRALQDHLKNPDIAAKIQKLLESGLIAIH from the exons ATGGAACAA GTCGCCGCTTTGAAAGACAAAGGCAATGCCGCACTGGCCGCCAACAAGTTCGAAGAGGCAATCAAACACTACACCGAAGCCATCAAACTCGACCCCTCGAACCACGTCCTGTACTCCAACCGTTCCGCCGCCTTTGCCAAAGCCAACAACCACGAATCGGCTCTCGAAGACGCCAACAAAACGGTCGAACTGAAGCCCGACTGGGCCAAGGGCTACTCGCGGAAGGGGGCTGCCTTGGCCTACCTGGGGCGCCTGGACGAGGCCATCGCCACGTACGAGCGCGGCTTGCAGATCGAGCCCGCCAACCCCCAGCTCCAGGAGGGGCTGCAGGAGGTCAAAGCCCAGAAAACAGCCAAGGGGTTCCCCAATCCTTTCAACCGACCTGACCTCATGGAGAAGCTTCGCGGGGACCCCCGGACCAAGCCCCTGCTCGATGACCCCAACTACGTCGCGACGCTCCACATGCTCAAAACAAACCCCAATCTCCTCGGCCAGAAACTACAAGACCCCAATATTTTGACCACGTTGAGTGTCTTGATTGGAATCGATCCGGGGGAAGAACCGATGGAGACCGAACCGGTGTACACGCCACCGAAGAAGCCCGAACCGAAGAAAGAACCCGAGCCGGACTTACCCGAGAACAAGAAACTGGCGAAAGCGGCGAAGGAACAAGGGAatgaattttacaaaaagaagaattttgaaaaagcgaTCGAGTTTTATAATCAGGCGATTGAACACGATCCCACCGATATCacgttttataataatttggcGGCGGTTTTTTTCGAACAGAAGGATTACGATCGATGTATTAAGGAGTGCGAGAGGGCTATTGATATAGGGAGGGAGAATAGAGccgattttaaattaattgcaaaGTCGTTTCTTAGGATTGGGAATGCGTATAAGAGACTAAAGGATTATCAAAATGCGAAAATTTATTACGAAAAGTCAATGTCCGAACATAGGACGCCTGAAATTAAAACTCTGTTGTCCGATGTTGAGAAGATTATCAAAGAAGAGGAACGGAAAGCTTATGTTAATCCAGAATTAGCTGAAAAAGAGAAGGAAATtg gtaatgaattatttaagaAAGGTGATTACGCCACTGCCGTCAAACACTACACCGAAGCCATCAAACGCAACCCAGAAGACGCCAAACTGTACAGTAACCGTGCTGCCTGTTATACAAAACTAGCTGCCTTTGATCTTGGTTTAAAAGACTGCGACAAGTGCGTTGAGCTCGATCCGAAATTCATCAAAGGTTGGATCCGAAAAGCACACATTTTGCAAGGAATGCAACAACCGACCAAAGCCATGTCAGCTTTCCAAAAAGCGCTCGAAATCGATCCGAATAATGCCGAAGCTATTAACGGATATAGAGCATGCAGTATAGAAAATGCGAGCGGTTCAGGTGATCCTGAAAAGATAAGACAACGTGCGATGGCTGATCCTGAAGTTCAGTCGATTTTGAGAGATCCCGCAATGAGGATGATCTTGGAACAGATGCAAAATGATCCAAGAGCTTTGCAAGACCACTTAAAGAATCCTGATATAGCTGCAAAGATACAAAAGTTGCTAGAGTCGGGGCTTATTgctattcattaa